The DNA segment TACCCAATTTACCCATGATTGTGTAGGGACTAGAAAACATCCAATAGCTATTGTTAATGGGAAAAATATGAGTTAGTAATATTTCTCCTACTTTCAAGCGAGATAATTTCTCTAAAGTTTGAGTATCGCTGGACTTAACAATGTAGCGTTTATCTGTAAGCCAATTGGTAAACTCAAAGCCATCGGGTAGAAGATTAGTTATGGCAAATAAGCCAATAAAACTACTATGCCAGTTATTCAGTAAATTGCGATCGCTCTCTGATAAATCTTTATTGTTTTCGATAAACAAATCTAGTGGTGATTTATCACCAACTTCTCCTTCTACAAGAAAGCTATCAATAATTAAGTCTTGCTGACTACTATCTCCGCTACCTCGGCGCAAATGTTCTGCTGCATAAGTTTCTAGTGCTTCTGCTAGTTCTCCTTCTGCATCTAGGACAAAATCGACTAAGGCTTGTTTTAATTGGTGGGATCGTTCTAATATGGCATCCACAGGTATATTATTTGGTGCAACATTTGCAGTTTATAGCTTTTCAGAGAGTTTTAGCATCTAGCGATCGCTAGATTTTAGAATTAGGAAATATGCCCAATGAAACAAAGAAATAAGGGCAAGAAAACAAAAGCCCCTTCCATTATAGAAGAGGCTCTTATTTTGTATATATAAACCTGGCATCGAGCTATTTTTGCGTAGGGCTACCCCTAAACTATCGTTGCCGCAGCAGCGTTTCACCTCTGAGTTCGGGAAGGGATCAGTGTGGTTCCACCGCGCAATAGACACCAGGAAAGATTGGCGATTTTGGATTTGGGATTTTAGATTGAAGGTATGAATCCAAAATCTAAAATCTAAAATCTACAAAACCCTGAAGGCTGCACAGTAACGCGAAATAATCAGCGATTCACACAATGGTGTGAGGTCAAGCCCTCGGTCTGTTAGTACACCTCAGCTTCATACATTACTGTACTTCCACTTAGAGCCTATAAACGGGTGTTCTGCCCGTGACCTTACCTACTCACGTAGTGAGAGCACTCATCTTGAGGTGGGCTTCCCACTTAGATGCTTTCAGCGGTTATCCGCTCCGCACTTGGCTACCCAGCGTTTACCGTTGGTACGATAACTGGTACACCAGCGGTGCGTCCTTCCCGGTCCTCTCGTACTAAGGAAGGCTCCTCTCAATGCTCTTGCGCCTGCACCGGATATGGACCGAACTGTCTCACGACGTTCTGAACCCAGCTCACGTACCGCTTTAATGGGCGAACAGCCCAACCCTTGGGACGTACTTCCGCCCCAGGTTGCGATGAGCCGACATCGAGGTGCCAAACCTCCCCGTCGATGTGGACTCTTGGGGGAGATCAGCCTGTTATCCCTAGAGTAACTTTTATCCGTTGAGCGACGGCCATTCCATGCTGTGCCGTCGGATCACTAAGGCCGACTTTCGTCCCTGCTTGAGTTGTATCTCTCGCAGTCAAGCTCTCTTTTGCCTTTACACTCGCCGCACGGTTTCCAAGCGTGCTGAGAGAACCTTTGCGCGCCTCCGTTACTTTTTAGGAGGCGACCGCCCCAGTCAAACTGCCCACCTGAAACTGTTCCCTGACCGGCTGACGGTCATGGGTTAGAATTCTAGCTTCGCCAGAGTGGTATCTCACCGTTAGCTCCATATTCCCCACAAGGAATACTTCATCGCTTCCCACCTATCCTGCGCAAGCGAAGCCCGAACACAATTCCAGGCTACAGTAAAGCTTCATAGGGTCTTTCTGTCCAGGTGCAGGCAGTCCGTATCTTCACAGACATTCCTATTTCGCCGAGTCTCTCTCTGAGACACCATCCAGATCGTTACGCCTTTCGTGCGGGTCGGAACTTACCCGACAAGGAATTTCGCTACCTTAGGACCGTTATAGTTACGGCCGCCGTTCACCGGGGCTTCAGTCGTCAGCTTCAAGGTTACCCCCTGACCAACTTCCTTAACCTTCCGGCACTGGGCAGGCGTCAGCCCCCATACGTCCTCTTTCGAGTTGGCGGAGACCTGTGTTTTTGGTAAACAGTCGCCTGGATCTCTTCACTGCGACCCACGTCTGAGGTGGGCACCCCTTCTCCCGAAGTTACGGGGCCATTTTGCCGAGTTCCTTAGAGAGAGTTATCTCGCGCCCCTTGGTATTCTCAACCTCCCTACCTGTGTCGGTTTCGGGTACGGGTATGATGCTTTCATCACATTACGAGCTTTTCTTGACACTATCCTTCACCACACGGAGTTCGTAAACTCCTCCCAAACCAATCAGGGTATGGCTATCTTTCATGCGTCCCTCGCAATGCTCCCACATCATAGTCAGGGATTATTCACCCTGTGTCCATCGACTACGCCCTTCGACCTCGCCTTAGGACCCGACTAACCCTCCGTGGACGAACCTGGCGGAGGAACCCTTAGGGTTTCGGGGCATTGGATTCTCACCAATGTTTGCGCTACTCAAGCCGACATTCTCACTTCCGTTTCGTCCACAGCTGCTCGCCGCTACTGCTTCTACCTAACACGGAACGCTCCCCTACCGATTGATACTTAAATCAATCCCACAGCTTCGGTACATCACTTAGCCCCGTTCATTTTCGGCGCAGGATCGCTTGACTAGTGAGCTATTACGCACTCTTTTAAGGTTGGCTGCTTCTAGGCAAACCTCCTAGTTGTCTGTGCAATCCCACCTCCTTTATCACTTAGTGATGATTTGGGGACCTTAGCTGGTGGTCTGGGCTGTTTCCCTCTTGACAATGAAGCTTATCCCCCACTGTCTCACTGGCAATGTGTGCTCTGGGTATTCTGAGTTTGTCTCGATTTGGTACCGGTCTCCCAGCCCGCACCGAAACAGTGCTTTACCCCCCAGATATAATCATTACCGCTGCGCCTAAACACATTTCGGGGAGAACCAGCTAGCTCCTGGTTCGATTGGCATTTCACCCCTAACCACAGCTCATCCGCTGATTTTTCAACATCAGTCGGTTCGGACCTCCACTTGGTGTTACCCAAGCTTCATCCTGGCCATGGTTAGATCACCAGGGTTCGGGTCTATAAACACTGATTTATCGCCCTTTTCAGACTCGGTTTCCCTTTGGCTCCAGCATTCTCGCCTTAACCTACCAGTGCCTATAAGTCGCCGGCTCATTCTTCAACAGGCACGCGGTCAGACGTTAAATCGTCCTCCCACTGCTTGTAAGCTTACGGTTTCATGTTCTATTTCACTCCCCTTCCGGGGTTCTTTTCACCTTTCCCTCGCGGTACTGGTTCACTATCGGTCACACAGTAGTATTTAGCCTTACGAGATGGTCCTCGCTGATTCACATGGGATTCCTCGTGCCCCATGCTACTCGGGATTCAGCTACTATCCTTGAGTTTTCGACTACAGGACTTTCACCTTCTTTGGTGCAGTATTTAGCTGCTTCGTCTAACCGCTAGATTCGATATCGCTGTCCCACTACCCCAAAGGATAAATCCTTTGGTTTAGGCTCTTCCCCTTTCGCTCACCACTACTCAGGGAATCTCTTTTGATTTCTCTTCCTCCAGCTACTAAGATGTTTCAGTTCGCTGGGTTGGCTCTTTCCTGTCTATATATTCAACAGGTAGTATTTAGGGTTGCCCCATTCGGAAACCTCCGGCTCATAGTTTGCTTCCAACTCCCCGGAGTATATCGTCGGTAACCACGTCCTTCTTCGCCTCTGTGTGCCTAGGTATCCACCGTAAGCCCTTATTAGCTTGACCACAATTACATTGGTGTTCTTTCTGCAAACTTTTTTTTGTTCTGTTTACTTCTTTCTTTGCACTGGTTTTATTCAGGACTCAGTCAGAAAGCACTCAGCACTCCAATTCGTCTGCCTGCTTTTTTTCGCGTTACTATGCAGTTTTCAAGGTTCTGGCTGGATAATCACCCAGCAGTTCAATTGTTCTAAACAATCAATTGCTGAATCTTTTCCGATCTGTTATTCTATAACACTGTGCTATTCACCACAAAGAATATCATATCTATTTTTTGTCTAATCTGACAATCAACAATGTATTTTTTCTGCGATTTTTACACAAGGTGGAGATTAGCGGACTCGAACCGCTGACATCCTGCTTGCAAAGCAGGCGCTCTACCAACTGAGCTAAACCCCCATCAAACAATTCAAAATTCAAAATCCAAAACTCAAAAATAAACACTTTTGACTTTTGACTTTTGATTTTTGACTTGCTTCAGGTGGGCCATCCTGGACTCGAACCAGGGACCTCACCCTTATCAGGGGTGCGCTCTAACCACCTGAGCTAATAGCCCATTATCCGAACCAAATCTATAGTTTGAAAGCTCAACAAATACTCTACTCGCGACCGACCTAGGAATGACCAACTCAGTATCTAATTGCAATTTGCTTTCGATGTTTGAGTGGATTCGGTCTCCCTAAAAGGAGGTGATCCAGCCACACCTTCCGGTACGGCTACCTTGTTACGACTTCACCCCAGTCACCAGTCCTGCCTTCGGCATCCCCCTCTGCGAACAGTTGGGGTAACGACTTCGGGCGTGACCAGCTTCCATGGTGTGACGGGCGGTGTGTACAAGGCCCGGGAACGAATTCACTGCAGTATGCTGACCTGCAATTACTAGCGATTCCGACTTCACGCAGGCGAGTTGCAGCCTGCGATCTGAACTGAGCTACGGTTTCTGAGATTGGCATCACATTGCTGTGTAGCTGCCCTTTGTCCGTAGCATTGTAGTACGTGTGTAGCCCAAGACGTAAGGGGCATGCTGACTTGACGTCATCCCCACCTTCCTCCGGTTTGTCACCGGCAGTCTCTCTAGAGTGCCCAACTTAATGCTGGCAACTAAAAACGAGGGTTGCGCTCGTTGCGGGACTTAACCCAACATCTCACGACACGAGCTGACGACAGCCATGCACCACCTGTGTTCGCGCTCCCGAAGGCACTCTGACCTTTCAATCAGATTCGCGACATGTCAAGTCTTGGTAAGGTTCTTCGCGTTGCATCGAATTAAACCACATACTCCACCGCTTGTGCGGGCCCCCGTCAATTCCTTTGAGTTTCACACTTGCGTGCGTACTCCCCAGGCGGGATACTTAACGCGTTAGCTCCGGCACGGCTCGGGTCGATACAAGCCACGCCTAGTATCCATCGTTTACGGCTAGGACTACTGGGGTATCTAATCCCATTCGCTCCCCTAGCTTTCGTCCCTCAGTGTCAGTTGCGGCCTAGTAGAGCGCCTTCGCCACTGGTGTTCTTCCTGATATCTACGCATTTCACCGCTACACCAGGAATTCCCTCTACCCCGAACGCACTCTAGCCTTGTAGTTTCCACTGCTTTTACCTAGTTAAGCTAAGTTCTTTAACAGCAGACTTACATAGCCACCTGCGGACCCTTTACGCCCAATCATTCCGGATAACGCTTGCATCCTCCGTATTACCGCGGCTGCTGGCACGGAGTTAGCCGATGCTTATTCCTCAGGTACCGTCATTTTTTTCTTCCCTGAGAAAAGAGGTTTACAACCCAAGAGCCTTCCTCCCTCACGCGGTATTGCTCCGTCAGGCTTTCGCCCATTGCGGAAAATTCCCCACTGCTGCCTCCCGTAGGAGTCTGGGCCGTGTCTCAGTCCCAGTGTGGCTGATCATCCTCTCAGACCAGCTACTGATCGTCGCCTAGGTGCGCTTTTACCACACCTACTAGCTAATCAGACGCGAGCTCATCTTCAGGCAGCAAGCCTTTCACCTCTCGGCATATCCGGTATTAGCCACAGTTTCCCGTGGTTGTCCCCGACCTGAAGCTAGATTCTCACGCGTTACTCACCCGTCCGCCACTAGATCCTAAGATCCCGTTCGACTTGCATGTGTTAAGCATACCGCCAGCGTTCATCCTGAGCCAGGATCAAACTCTCCGTTTTGGTTTGTTTGTTTTAGCTCTTTCTTGACTACTGTTTTTTAACTTTAGTCTCGTTATTTTATTGACTTGACGCGCAATATTTGCTGTATAATTGCTTTCAAACTATAATATTTTCAAGGTTCGGTGTGTCTTCAAAACGCCGCTCTTTGGCGTTCGTCTCTCAGGCACTTATCTAATATAACGAGCGCTCCTATCTTTGTCAACTGTTTTTTCAATTTATTTGGAATCTATTTTTTTGTGCGCCTGAAACTCCCCACAGTGCTAGGTTGTAGGCAACAATGGTTTATGCACTTTGCTGATTATGGGAGGGTAGAGCGTGAATTTTCAGTCTGTCATTACTTTATTGCATCAGTTTTGGGGTGAACGTGGTTGCTTAATTGCCCAGCCTTACGACATTGAGAAGGGGGCGGGTACTAAGAACCCTCATACATTTTTAAGGGCGTTGGGGCCAGAACCGTGGTCTGTTGCTTATGTTGAACCATGTCGTCGTCCTACTGATGGCCGTTACGGCGAAAATCCGAATCGTTTTCAACACTATTATCAGTACCAAGTTTTGATTAAGCCGTCACCGGATAATATTCAAGATATTTATCTCGATTCTTTAAGGGTTTTGGGCATTCGTCCAGAAGATCACGATGTTCGGTTTGTGGAAGATAACTGGGAAGATGCGACGGTGGGCGCTTGGGGTACTGGTTGGGAAGTCTGGTTAGATGGGATGGAAATTACTCAATTTACCTATTTCCAACAGTGTGGGGGAATTGATTGTCGTCCTGTATCTATTGAAATTACTTACGGGTTGGAGCGTCTGGTAATGTATCTCCAGCAGGTGGAAGCAATTACTAAGATTGATTGGACGGACACTATTACTTATGGTGATGTTTTTCTGCAAAGTGAGATTGAGCAGTGTACTTACAATTTTGAGGGGTCGAATCCTGAGTTGCTGCTGACACTGTTTACTTTATATGAGCAGGAAGCTAGTCAATTAACTGAGCGTGGGTTGGTTGTACCGAGTCTGGATTATGTGATGAAGTGTTCGCACACGTTTAATTTGCTGGATGCTAGGGGTGTGATTTCGGTGACGGAACGAACTCGTTATATTGGGAGGATTCGTCATTTGGCTCGGAAGGTGGCTCATCTATATGTTGAGCAACGGGAAAAGTTGGGTTTTCCTTTGCTGAAGGTGATAGCAGTTTAAGTTTGGTAATGTATTAAGAGGAATGTGGATTTAATAAAATACAGAACCTCACCCCCGACCCCTCTCCTTGGTAAGGAGAGGGGAGAATTTAAGGTAAGTTTTTTTATGAGTGGCTTATGATTCAGACAAGTGGTGTGTTTATCTGTCTTGGGTTTATTCTGGGATTGCTGTTGACGGGTGTTCCTGGGGGTGGGTTTTGGGTTCTGGGTTTTGGGGTTGTGGGAGCATTTCTGTTTGGAAGACGCAGATTAGGGCGATTTGCTCAAAAATCCGAAAATGCTGGTGGTAAAACTCAGGCGGTTCCTAGTATTTGGCAAAATACTCCCCATCACAGAATATGGCTAGTTGCTGGTTTGGTGGGGTTGTTAGCAACTTTCTATTTTCAATGGCGATCGCCACAACCAAATGAAAATGATATAAGTACGTTTATTGCTTCAGAAAATAACGGTAATCAACAACAATTGGTGATTGTGCGTGGGGAGGTGGCGAGTAATCCCCGTTTGACTCGTAGCCAACGAGGTCAATTTATGTTAGCAGCTACTCAACTGGATGAGGTGAAAAATGAAACTGGCCCGGTAGATGTTTCTAAGGGTGTGACAGGTAAATTATATGTGACAGTGCCGATGCTTCAGGCTACTGGGTTATATCCTGGTCAACAAATTGCGGTGACTGGAGTTTTATACAAGCCGAGAACTGCATCAAATCCTGGTGCTTTCGATTTTCAGAAGTTTCTCCAGCAACAGGGAATATTTGCTGGTTTGACTGGCAGACAGATTAATGTTCTTGATCAGTATGATGAACGTAAATGGGGATGGTGGCAAGTTCGGCAACGAATTGTGCGATCGCAAGTTCGTTGGTTAGGTGTTCCAGCAGGTCCCCTTGTTAGTGCAATGGTTTTGGGTAGTAGGGCGGTTGATTTACCCTACGATATGCGTGATTTGTTTGTGAAAGCTGGTTTGGCTCACACTTTGGCTGCTTCAGGATTTCACGTTTCTTTGGTCTTGGGTTTGATTCTACAGCTGACAAGTCGTGCATCGAAGGGAACACAATTTACTTTTGGCTGTTTGGCGTTAATTATTTTCCTGAGTTTAACAGGGTTTCAGCCTTCGGTACTGCGTGCCGTAATTATGGGTTTTGCGGCGTTAGTTGGTTTGCTATTAAAAAGAAAGGTTAAACAATTTGGCTCTCTGCTCTTGGCTGCAACTATATTATTGTTGATTAACCCTTTGTGGATTTGGGATTTAGGCTTTCAATTAAGTTTTTTAGCCACACTAGGGTTAATTGTTACAGTTCCTGCACTTGTGAAACGCTTAGATTGGCTACCACTGGCGATCGCTTCTTTAATTGCTGTTCCTCTGGCGGCTACAATTTGGACTTTACCTCTGCAACTTTTTGTGTTTGGGGTTATGCCTGCTTATGGTTTGCTACTGAATATCATCACCACACCTTTGATTGCAACCATTAGTATAGGTGGAATTATTAGCGCGATCGCCGCATTAGTTTGGCCTGCGGGTGGCAGTGCTTTAGCTGGTGTATTATATTATCCTACTGATTGGCTGATTAAATTAGTCCAATCATTTAGCAATTTGCCGGGTAATTCTCTGAGTGTGGGAAGTATATCTACGTGGCAATTACTAGTAATATATGCAGTGATTATTTCTGTTTGGCTAGTACGTTGGTGGCAGAAACGCTGGTGGTTCGCAGGTTTAATGGCTATTAGTTTGGTGCTGATTCCACTTTGGTATTCTGCAAATACATTATTTAGAATCACTGTTTTAGCCACAGGTACAGAACCAGTTGTAGTCATTCAAGACCGAGGAAAGGTGACGCTGATTAATAGTGGTGATCAGGGGACTGGACGTTTCACAATTTTACCATTTCTACAACAGCAGGGCGTTAATCACATAGATTGGGCGATCGCCTATGGCAGTGCGCGGAGCGCAATCGCAAGTAATTCCAAATATCAGGATAGCAATGCTTGGTTGGAAGTGCTGCAAACTCTACCGATTAAAAATTTTTATGAATATTCACCCAATGTAAAAAGTACCACTGCTATTCAGGCAATTCAACAGGAAGTCCAAAGGCAACAAGGAATCTATCAGCCTTTAGCACCTGGTCAAACTGTAAATACTGGTTCGGTGGTGGCTCAGTTAATTAATGAGCAGTTACCTGTTTTACAATTTCAAATTCAAGGTCAGAATTGGCTATTGGTAGGTAATGTCAAGTCTACAGAAGTGGAACAGCTATATAAGGCGGGAAGCTTGCTGCGTCCGCAAGTGTTGTGGTGTAGCCCTCAGTCTTTGAGAGATTTAGTACAAATGTTTCAACCGCAGGTGGCGATCGCCTCTTATGGTAACCTTGACTCAAAAACTCTATCTGAACTGAGTAAAAACCAGACACAATTATTTTTTACTAGAGAGGACGGTGCTATCCAATGGACACCCAATGGTCAGTTTGAAACATTTGTTCAAGCAACTGAAAATAAATCTTCAATTTTTTGATGACAGCCCTGGCGACTAGAAGTCGCAGCTACACAAACAAAACCCGTCTACGCGGGTTAAAAAAACCTCTTTTCTTTATCTGAGTTCGCTTAAGCAGACTTTACTCATATTC comes from the Nodularia sp. NIES-3585 genome and includes:
- a CDS encoding ComEC/Rec2 family competence protein, which produces MIQTSGVFICLGFILGLLLTGVPGGGFWVLGFGVVGAFLFGRRRLGRFAQKSENAGGKTQAVPSIWQNTPHHRIWLVAGLVGLLATFYFQWRSPQPNENDISTFIASENNGNQQQLVIVRGEVASNPRLTRSQRGQFMLAATQLDEVKNETGPVDVSKGVTGKLYVTVPMLQATGLYPGQQIAVTGVLYKPRTASNPGAFDFQKFLQQQGIFAGLTGRQINVLDQYDERKWGWWQVRQRIVRSQVRWLGVPAGPLVSAMVLGSRAVDLPYDMRDLFVKAGLAHTLAASGFHVSLVLGLILQLTSRASKGTQFTFGCLALIIFLSLTGFQPSVLRAVIMGFAALVGLLLKRKVKQFGSLLLAATILLLINPLWIWDLGFQLSFLATLGLIVTVPALVKRLDWLPLAIASLIAVPLAATIWTLPLQLFVFGVMPAYGLLLNIITTPLIATISIGGIISAIAALVWPAGGSALAGVLYYPTDWLIKLVQSFSNLPGNSLSVGSISTWQLLVIYAVIISVWLVRWWQKRWWFAGLMAISLVLIPLWYSANTLFRITVLATGTEPVVVIQDRGKVTLINSGDQGTGRFTILPFLQQQGVNHIDWAIAYGSARSAIASNSKYQDSNAWLEVLQTLPIKNFYEYSPNVKSTTAIQAIQQEVQRQQGIYQPLAPGQTVNTGSVVAQLINEQLPVLQFQIQGQNWLLVGNVKSTEVEQLYKAGSLLRPQVLWCSPQSLRDLVQMFQPQVAIASYGNLDSKTLSELSKNQTQLFFTREDGAIQWTPNGQFETFVQATENKSSIF
- the glyQ gene encoding glycine--tRNA ligase subunit alpha codes for the protein MNFQSVITLLHQFWGERGCLIAQPYDIEKGAGTKNPHTFLRALGPEPWSVAYVEPCRRPTDGRYGENPNRFQHYYQYQVLIKPSPDNIQDIYLDSLRVLGIRPEDHDVRFVEDNWEDATVGAWGTGWEVWLDGMEITQFTYFQQCGGIDCRPVSIEITYGLERLVMYLQQVEAITKIDWTDTITYGDVFLQSEIEQCTYNFEGSNPELLLTLFTLYEQEASQLTERGLVVPSLDYVMKCSHTFNLLDARGVISVTERTRYIGRIRHLARKVAHLYVEQREKLGFPLLKVIAV